TCATACCGGAAAGCGCACAGTCCCGTCATAGTCGGAGATTCCCCATGCGTAGGATAATGACTGCAATCGCGATTACCGCTCTGGCACTTACCAGTGGCGTGGCAGGTGCCAGCCAAACTGCTTCGGAAAAGGGTGAGGCGAAGCTCGCCAAGATGCTCGAAGGGCGCGAGGCCGGCCAGCCGGTGTCCTGCATTTCCAACATGCAGAACCGCGATCTGACCGTGATCGACCGGACCGCACTGGTCTATGGTTCGGGCAAGACCATCTATGTGAACCGCACCCAGGACCCGCGCTGGATCGATCGCGATGACATCATCGTGACCAAGCCAACCAATGCGGCCGAACTGTGCCGGATGGACAGCATGCATACCATGGACCGGTCGACCCATATGCGGGGCGGCGCGATCATGCTGGACGATTTCGTCCCGTATACTAAGGTGCCTGCGAACAAATAACCTGAGGTAACGCGATGGCCGTCGCCCCGCGCCGCTGGGCGGCGGAATTGCTGCATTTCTGGTTTCATACCCTGAAACCGCGCGACTGGTTTGGCGGCGGGCCCGCGGTCGATGCGCAGTTGCGCACACGGTTCGCACCCGATCTGGCCACCATGTCGGCGATGAGCGCGCACAGCTTCCTGACCGATCCGCTTACCGCGCGCGCCGCGATTCTGCTGTTCGATCAGGTGCCGCGCAATCTGTTCCGCGGAACGGCGGAAGCTTTCGCCTACGATCCGCTGGCCCGGCACATCACCCATGGGGTGCTGGCGCGCGAATGGGATCTGCTGTTCCCCCCGGTGGCCCGGCAATTTATCGCCATGCCCCTGATGCATAGCGAGGATATCGTCGATCAGCAGCATTCGGTCGCCTATTTCACTGGGCTGGGGCCGCGTTACGGCGCAGCCTTTGCCCGTTCGCATTACCGGATGATTGCGCGGTTCGGACGGTTCCCGCACCGTAATCCCGTGCTCGGGCGCAGCAGCACCCCGGCGGAAATCCGCGCGGTGGAAGCGGGCAACAGCTGGTGAGCGGGCAAAGGGCAGAGCACGACGACCGGCCCCGGTGCAACTGGGCGATCAAGAATGCGCACGAACGCCTCTATCACGATACCGAATGGGGTGTGCCCGAACGCGATTCCCGCGCGCTGTGGGAAATGCTCATGCTCGAAGGCTTCCAGGCGGGCATTTCGTGGTCGGTGATCCTGTCCAAGCGCGATAATTTTCGCGCTGCCTTCGCCGGGTTCGATCCGCGTGTCGTGGCCGCATTCGATGACAGCGATATCGCACGCCTGCTGGGCGATGCCGGGATCGTGCGTTCGCGCGCCAAGATCGCAGCGACCATTCGCGGTGCACAGATCTACAACGCGATGCAGGATGCCGGGGAAGACTTCGCGGCGTTCTGCTGGGCCTTCGTCGATGGCACGCCGATTCAGGGCGAAGGCATGCATACGCAGACCGACCTGTCGCAGGCGATCTCGAAGGAGCTGAAGCGCCGGGGGGTCAAGTTTGTCGGGCCAACTATCGTCTATGCCTGGATGCAGGCGATCGGCATGGTGAACGATCATGCCCCGGCGTGTTTCCGCCGCAGTGAAGTGGCCGGGCTGGGCTAAGCCGCATGGATCGGCAGGCATTCCGGGATGCGGTTGCCGGTCGCATGGACGTGGCCATCCCATGCGATGACGGGGTGGTGCTCGGTGGCCATCTCTGGCCTGCGCCGGAGGGCGGCCCGGTGCACGGCCATGTCGCGATCAATCCCGCCACGGGCGTGCTGGCGCGATACTATCACCCCTATGCCGCGTTTCTGGCGGCTCAGGGGTTCGATGTCCTGACATATGATTATCGCGGCATCGGCCTGTCACGCCCCGACGATATGCGCGCGGCCCGGTATCGTTGGCGCGATTGGGGCGAACGGGATTGCGATGCCGTGCTGCGCTGGATGCATGGCCGATCCGACCGCCCCCTGATGGTGGTGGGGCACAGCATAGGCGGGTTCCTGCCCGGCATGGCGGAAAGCGGCCGCTTGATTACCCGGATGCTGACCATGGGCGCGCAATATGCGTGGTGGTGGGATTATGGCCTGCGCCACCGGCTGCCCTATCTGCTGAAATGGCATGTGCTGATGCCCGCGCTGACGGCCCGGCATGGCTATTTCCCCGGCCGCCGTCTGGGCTGGCTGGAAGATTTGCCCGCCGGTGTCGCCCGCGAATGGGCCTTTCGCGGCCCGCGTTTCGAACGCAGCCATCCCCGGGGTGAACGCGCGGCCGTGCTGGCGCGGATGGCAGCGGTGACCGCGCCCATTCTGGCGGTTGCGGTTGCGGATGACGAATGGGGGACGCTGCCCGCCGTCCGGCGCGCCTTGCGCTATTACACGGGGGCCGACAGGGTGCTGGTGCAGTTGCATCCCGCCGATATGGGCTGCGATGCGGTCGGCCATTTCAGCCTGTTCCACAAACGGCATGCGCAGGGGTTCTGGCGCGACAGCGCGGCATGGCTGCGCGGCGGGGGCAATCCCTGGCCCGATCGGGTGGTGCCGGGCTGATCGGCCCGGCGTGATGCCCTATACGATGTGGCGTACGATGTGGCGTGCGTTGCGGTGGGGGCGCTTGGGTGCGCCTATTCCCACTCGATTGTTCGGGGTCATGTCAACCATCTGAATTCATTGCAGAAAATATTTTTGCGCTCAAATACTACCGGCCCAGGACCCGTCAGAAACCTACACTACTGATATTGTTGAGGAATTTTCACCGACCTCCGCAAGCCATCTATCGACTACTATCGGCTCTTTGCGCACGATTCCATCCCTGACGCCCCAACCCGGATCGCGGCTAAAAGTACCGTCAGCGTCGGCAGGATCCGGCGCCTACGCGAACGGGCAAAGTCTGGGCTGCATCAGAAATCCTCCAACTATCGGAGGATAAACATGACCAAGAAGCCAAGCCGCGTGCGCGTCCTGATGATGCCGTACCAGGATGACGACGATAGAGACCCGGCGGGGTATTCCAGCCCCGCCACCGTGCTGACGGGGCTACCACGAACCATCCGACGGCATGAACTCCGACTGATCGTGCCGCTCGCCGACAGCACGATCTACGAAATGGAGAAACGCGGCGACTTCCCTCGCCGCTTCAATCTCACGCCGCGATGCGTGGTGTGGGACCTGGAGGAGGTCGAGATGTGGCTGGAGCAGCGCCGCCAGACCTATCTAGAAGGCCGGGCAAAGATCGCACCCGCGCCCGATGTCCATCAACGCAAGACCCGGCCTGTAAGACCGACTGACGGCTCAGCGAGCTGATACAGGGGCCACCGCATCTCAGGATGCGGTGGCCCTATCTGTCTGCGTTGGAGGCGAGTTACGGTGTCATTGTATGTTAGAAAAAGGTACCATATTTTCTGACATATGAATCAGCCGAGTTCCTCAACTCCCAACAGGATCTTGGCGCGTGCTTTGGCCAGCGGACGAGGAAGCGTGTTCACGCCCAGCGACTTCCTAGACCTCGCCGAGCGTCCCGCTGTCGACCAGGCCCTCTCTCGCCTCGCGAACAACGGCAAGCTGCGCCGTCTGGCACGAGGCCTCTACGATCTGCCCAAGCTCCATCCGAGGCTCGGGCCACTTTCCCCTGACCCGGATCACGTCGCACGCGCATTGGCGCGAGAGACAGGATCGAAAGTGCAGATCGACGGCGCCCGTGCTGCCCATCTGCTCGGGCTAACGCCCCAGGTACCAGCCCAGAGCGACTATCTGACCGACGGACCGTCTCGGCGGGTCGTTCTGGGAAAGCGTGTGATCGATCTGCGCCATGCCTCGCCCAAGCACCTGATCCTGCCGGGAAGCGCAGCAGGCTCTGTCGTGCAGGCTCTTCGCCATCTGGGGGCGACGCGAGCCGACGACGTCGTTCGGATCGCGGCTCGATCATTGTCTGCAGCCAACAAGAGAAGGCTCGCCGCTTCAGTCCGTCAGGCGCCGGCATGGATGCGACCGACGCTTCTAGCGATTACGGCCGTCCAAGATGTTGATGAGCGGTAGCTCGGTCTGCGCCGACGCAGCCGCGCGACTATCTCTGATCTACATCAGCCATGGCGAATTT
This genomic window from Caenibius tardaugens NBRC 16725 contains:
- a CDS encoding helix-turn-helix transcriptional regulator, producing MTKKPSRVRVLMMPYQDDDDRDPAGYSSPATVLTGLPRTIRRHELRLIVPLADSTIYEMEKRGDFPRRFNLTPRCVVWDLEEVEMWLEQRRQTYLEGRAKIAPAPDVHQRKTRPVRPTDGSAS
- a CDS encoding DUF924 family protein; translated protein: MAVAPRRWAAELLHFWFHTLKPRDWFGGGPAVDAQLRTRFAPDLATMSAMSAHSFLTDPLTARAAILLFDQVPRNLFRGTAEAFAYDPLARHITHGVLAREWDLLFPPVARQFIAMPLMHSEDIVDQQHSVAYFTGLGPRYGAAFARSHYRMIARFGRFPHRNPVLGRSSTPAEIRAVEAGNSW
- a CDS encoding alpha/beta hydrolase family protein produces the protein MDRQAFRDAVAGRMDVAIPCDDGVVLGGHLWPAPEGGPVHGHVAINPATGVLARYYHPYAAFLAAQGFDVLTYDYRGIGLSRPDDMRAARYRWRDWGERDCDAVLRWMHGRSDRPLMVVGHSIGGFLPGMAESGRLITRMLTMGAQYAWWWDYGLRHRLPYLLKWHVLMPALTARHGYFPGRRLGWLEDLPAGVAREWAFRGPRFERSHPRGERAAVLARMAAVTAPILAVAVADDEWGTLPAVRRALRYYTGADRVLVQLHPADMGCDAVGHFSLFHKRHAQGFWRDSAAWLRGGGNPWPDRVVPG
- a CDS encoding DNA-3-methyladenine glycosylase I, with product MSGQRAEHDDRPRCNWAIKNAHERLYHDTEWGVPERDSRALWEMLMLEGFQAGISWSVILSKRDNFRAAFAGFDPRVVAAFDDSDIARLLGDAGIVRSRAKIAATIRGAQIYNAMQDAGEDFAAFCWAFVDGTPIQGEGMHTQTDLSQAISKELKRRGVKFVGPTIVYAWMQAIGMVNDHAPACFRRSEVAGLG
- a CDS encoding DUF6088 family protein; translation: MNQPSSSTPNRILARALASGRGSVFTPSDFLDLAERPAVDQALSRLANNGKLRRLARGLYDLPKLHPRLGPLSPDPDHVARALARETGSKVQIDGARAAHLLGLTPQVPAQSDYLTDGPSRRVVLGKRVIDLRHASPKHLILPGSAAGSVVQALRHLGATRADDVVRIAARSLSAANKRRLAASVRQAPAWMRPTLLAITAVQDVDER